One part of the Entelurus aequoreus isolate RoL-2023_Sb linkage group LG05, RoL_Eaeq_v1.1, whole genome shotgun sequence genome encodes these proteins:
- the LOC133650120 gene encoding SUMO-specific isopeptidase USPL1-like isoform X3 — MVILVEMQRLDLGTSGGIPMTGDSADTGLGARASPLVGYLGKVQERAASLDTCPWCAARGLSSPLRSYRVNLHESITLCTDPQCLFPLVSRPLEDILASLVPAAQSRKRAATALEEEEREEEVKAKHLRSIDPPPVADVNNTESGALNGRHEAQSEAETQPCSDSPLGLEPVEDGAVLESSDSTSGSMQAPSGEEAASLQQGARSEGEAADLVSVPEDLFWRNAHNLCWLDVLLVVLVHCRGLRRWKVPQEPQRAAVWRLLGRYDDACAALRARQQTGSDGSAMAPRDALQHADEHLRRLRASIFDSLQSKLHCRLGQMESPVFALPLLLASDSWAEPLFQTTFHWELQCAQCQTVTRQKVTKTLATFTNILPDWHPLHARHLAPCNVCQAKNQRRSMRLESLSAVLALHFVEGLAHGDVTQLAFTFKGRSHAVTAVVQYDQHAKHFVTWTRRPDGSWLESDDLKHPHCGVHPTLRVPAQEIHMVFWEAAADHPEPAACSPSSTSLLSPPPDEVLDVVDLSMDSTTLLDTFEGLLEDEITLTLTEVNEDPETDLPAVDPAPDSSALLSEEAAPQTAAAAQPSPEKAPKRSRRLYKQEVPVSPPSQEVNAAPAPEQRASPVSSSDSRPPSWQQDSRSSLLSPPPDDVSDVVDLALGSTTLLDTFEGLLEDEITLTLTEVNEEPETDLPAVDPAPDSSALLSEEAAPQTAAAAQPSPEKAPKRSRRLYKQEVPVSPPSQEVNAAPAPEQRASPVSSSDSRPPSWQQDPRSSLLSPPPDDVVELALGSTTLLDTFEGLLEDEITLTLTEVEPETDLPAADPAPDSSALLSEEAAPQSAADTAQPSPEKAPKRSRRLFKQEVPVSPPAAFTSNAAPAPEQRASPVSSSDSRPPSWQQDPRCSYLLSKHFNPTTRLQHGPQAPPLVQKAPLCTQDSGDLLLKAAERFCAFGQRAQAPPLPPAPSLHEDQRKFPVDTATLRYQLCKKLKAKKKKLAKLNRALCRQGAARPQPDSTRLGSPGAGAVTSSTYDHATHDTFLSPHNLSPDSSGFPHTLAGQQDGGGELADVTPHQENFLDEFLAMSAQPMPLEAEAEVLRDLELFCGQGLVDWCRTNNLVLNVDKTKEIMVDFRKHQSSHTPLFITGTAVETQCHVLQRHYIVWTGTCKASDWKSLQRVARTAEKITRTPLPPIQEMAKSCCLTRAQKICRDASLTHQGLFSLLDSRRRFCNSFFPQAVRLLNAS, encoded by the exons tgcctctTCCCTCTGGTCAGTCGCCCCCTAGAGGACATTTTGGCCAGCTTGGTTCCAGCAGCTCAAAGCAGAAAGAGGGCGGCCACGGCCCTCGAAGAAGAAGAAAGGGAGGAAGAGGTCAAAGCCAAGCATCTGCGCTCTATTGACCCGCCTCCCGTGGCAGACGTCAACAATACAGAGAGCGGCGCTCTCAATGGCCGCCATGAGGCTCAAAGCGAGGCGGAGACTCAACCCTGCTCGGATTCCCCATTGGGGCTAGAACCTGTAGAAGACGGTGCTGTTCTAGAGAGTTCTGATTCTACAAGTGGGTCCATGCAGGCTCCGTCGGGGGAAGAAGCGGCCTCTCTTCAGCAGGGCGCCAGGTCCGAAGGCGAGGCGGCGGACCTTGTTTCCGTCCCCGAGGATCTCTTCTGGAGGAACGCTCACAACTTGTGCTGGCTGGACGTCCTGCTGGTGGTTCTGGTCCACTGCCGCGGCCTGAGGAGGTGGAAAGTCCCGCAGGAGCCACAGCGGGCGGCCGTCTGGCGCCTGCTCGGCCGCTACGACGACGCCTGCGCCGCTCTCCGTGCTCGCCAGCAGACAGGAAGTG ATGGCAGCGCGATGGCGCCGCGTGACGCCCTACAACACGCCGACGAGCACCTGCGGCGCCTGAGAGCCTCCATTTTTGATTCCCTGCAGTCTAAGTTGCACTGCAGACTTG GTCAGATGGAGAGTCCCGTCTTCGCCCTGCCGCTGTTGCTGGCCAGCGACTCGTGGGCGGAGCCTCTTTTCCAGACCACCTTCCACTGGGAGTTGCAGTGTGCCCAATGCCAGACCGTCACAAGACAAAA AGTCACTAAGACGCTCGCCACCTTCACCAACATCCTGCCCGACTGGCACCCGCTCCACGCCAGGCACTTGGCGCCGTGCAACGTGTGCCAGGCCAAGAACCAGAGGCGGAGCATGAGGCTGGAGAG TTTGTCTGCGGTGTTGGCGCTGCACTTTGTGGAGGGTCTGGCCCACGGTGATGTCACCCAACTGGCCTTCACCTTCAAGGGGCGGAGCCACGCGGTCACGGCGGTGGTGCAGTACGACCAGCACGCCAAGCACTTTGTCACGTGGACGCGCAGGCCTGACG GGTCCTGGCTGGAGTCGGACGACCTGAAGCATCCGCACTGCGGCGTCCACCCGACACTCCGTGTTCCCGCTCAGGAGATCCACATGGTCTTCTGGGAGGCGGCGGCGGACCACCCGGAGCCCGCCGCGTGTTCCCCGTCCAGCACGTCGCTGCTGTCCCCGCCGCCCGACGAGGTGTTGGACGTGGTGGACCTTTCCATGGACTCCACCACGCTGCTGGACACCTTTGAGGGTCTGTTGGAGGATGAGATCACGCTCACGCTGACGGAGGTCAACGAGGATCCAGAGACCGACCTTCCAGCTGTGGACCCGGCGCCAGATAGCTCCGCCCTCCTATCGGAGGAAGCGGCGCCTCAGACCGCGGCCGCCGCTCAACCTTCTCCCGAGAAAGCGCCGAAAAGAAGCCGGAGACTCTACAAACAGGAAGTTCCCGTTTCCCCGCCCTCACAGGAAGTAAACGCTGCCCCTGCACCAGAGCAGAGGGCGTCGCCTGTCTCGTCCAGCGACAGCAGGCCGCCATCTTGGCAGCAGGATTCTCGCTCGTCGCTGCTGTCCCCGCCGCCCGACGATGTTTCGGACGTGGTGGACCTGGCCTTGGGCTCCACCACGCTGCTGGACACCTTTGAGGGTCTGTTGGAGGATGAGATCACGCTCACGCTGACTGAGGTCAACGAGGAGCCGGAGACCGATCTTCCAGCTGTGGACCCGGCGCCAGATAGCTCCGCCCTCCTATCGGAGGAAGCGGCGCCTCAGACCGCGGCCGCCGCTCAACCTTCTCCCGAGAAAGCGCCGAAAAGAAGCCGGAGACTCTACAAACAGGAAGTTCCCGTTTCCCCGCCCTCACAGGAAGTAAACGCCGCCCCTGCACCAGAGCAGAGGGCGTCGCCTGTCTCGTCCAGCGACAGCAGGCCGCCATCTTGGCAGCAGGATCCTCGCTCGTCGCTGCTGTCCCCGCCGCCCGACGATGTGGTGGAGCTGGCCTTGGGCTCCACCACGCTGCTGGACACCTTTGAGGGTCTATTGGAGGATGAGATCACGCTCACGCTGACGGAGGTCGAGCCGGAGACCGATCTTCCAGCTGCGGACCCGGCGCCAGATAGCTCCGCCCTCTTATCGGAGGAAGCGGCGCCTCAGAGCGCGGCCGATACCGCTCAACCTTCTCCCGAGAAAGCGCCGAAAAGAAGCCGGAGACTCTTCAAACAGGAAGTTCCTGTTTCCCCGCCGGCGGCGTTTACTTCAAACGCCGCCCCTGCACCGGAGCAGAGGGCGTCGCCTGTCTCGTCCAGCGACAGCAGGCCGCCATCTTGGCAGCAGGATCCTCGCTGCTCCTACCTGCTCAGCAAACACTTCAACCCGACCACTCGCCTCCAACATGGACCTCAGGCTCCGCCCCTCGTCCAGAAAGCGCCGCTGTGCACCCAAGACAGCGGCGACCTCCTGTTGAAGGCCGCCGAGAGGTTCTGTGCGTTCGGCCAGCGCGCTCAAGCTCCGCCCCTCCCGCCTGCGCCGAGCCTTCACGAAGACCAGCGGAAGTTTCCCGTGGACACGGCGACGCTGCGCTACCAACTCTGCAAGAAGCTGAAGGCCAAGAAGAAGAAGCTGGCCAAGCTCAACCGGGCGCTGTGTCGCCAGGGCGCCGCCCGGCCCCAGCCCGACAGCACCCGCCTCGGCTCGCCCGGCGCCGGCGCCGTCACCTCCAGCACCTACGACCACGCCACCCACGACACCTTCCTCTCGCCGCACAACCTGTCGCCCGACAGCTCGGGCTTCCCCCACACGCTCGCCGGCCAGCAAGACGGCGGCGGGGAGCTCGCAGACGTGACTCCTCACCAAGAAAACTTCCTGGACGAGTTCCTGGCGATGTCCGCTCAACCGATGCCCCTGGAGGCGGAGGCGGAGGTGCTGCGCGACCTGGAGCTCTTCTGTGGACAAGG tctGGTGGATTGGTgtagaaccaacaacctggtcctgaacgtggacaagaccaaggagatcatggtcgacttcaggaagcaccagtccagccacacccCGCTCTTCATCaccggcacagcagtggagacg CAGTGCCacgttctacagaggcactatatagTCTGGACTGGAACCTGCaaggcctcagactggaagtctctccagagagtggcgaggacggcggaaaagatcaccaggactcctcttcctcctatccaggagatggcaaaaagctgctgcctgaccagagctcagaaaatctgcagagacgcCTCCCtcacccaccaaggactgttttcactgctggactctagaaggaggttctgtaacagcttcttccctcaggccgtaagactcttgaacgcatcataa
- the LOC133650120 gene encoding SUMO-specific isopeptidase USPL1-like isoform X1 has translation MVILVEMQRLDLGTSGGIPMTGDSADTGLGARASPLVGYLGKVQERAASLDTCPWCAARGLSSPLRSYRVNLHESITLCTDPQCLFPLVSRPLEDILASLVPAAQSRKRAATALEEEEREEEVKAKHLRSIDPPPVADVNNTESGALNGRHEAQSEAETQPCSDSPLGLEPVEDGAVLESSDSTSGSMQAPSGEEAASLQQGARSEGEAADLVSVPEDLFWRNAHNLCWLDVLLVVLVHCRGLRRWKVPQEPQRAAVWRLLGRYDDACAALRARQQTGSDGSAMAPRDALQHADEHLRRLRASIFDSLQSKLHCRLGEGVDSHGQMESPVFALPLLLASDSWAEPLFQTTFHWELQCAQCQTVTRQKVTKTLATFTNILPDWHPLHARHLAPCNVCQAKNQRRSMRLESLSAVLALHFVEGLAHGDVTQLAFTFKGRSHAVTAVVQYDQHAKHFVTWTRRPDGSWLESDDLKHPHCGVHPTLRVPAQEIHMVFWEAAADHPEPAACSPSSTSLLSPPPDEVLDVVDLSMDSTTLLDTFEGLLEDEITLTLTEVNEDPETDLPAVDPAPDSSALLSEEAAPQTAAAAQPSPEKAPKRSRRLYKQEVPVSPPSQEVNAAPAPEQRASPVSSSDSRPPSWQQDSRSSLLSPPPDDVSDVVDLALGSTTLLDTFEGLLEDEITLTLTEVNEEPETDLPAVDPAPDSSALLSEEAAPQTAAAAQPSPEKAPKRSRRLYKQEVPVSPPSQEVNAAPAPEQRASPVSSSDSRPPSWQQDPRSSLLSPPPDDVVELALGSTTLLDTFEGLLEDEITLTLTEVEPETDLPAADPAPDSSALLSEEAAPQSAADTAQPSPEKAPKRSRRLFKQEVPVSPPAAFTSNAAPAPEQRASPVSSSDSRPPSWQQDPRCSYLLSKHFNPTTRLQHGPQAPPLVQKAPLCTQDSGDLLLKAAERFCAFGQRAQAPPLPPAPSLHEDQRKFPVDTATLRYQLCKKLKAKKKKLAKLNRALCRQGAARPQPDSTRLGSPGAGAVTSSTYDHATHDTFLSPHNLSPDSSGFPHTLAGQQDGGGELADVTPHQENFLDEFLAMSAQPMPLEAEAEVLRDLELFCGQGLVDWCRTNNLVLNVDKTKEIMVDFRKHQSSHTPLFITGTAVETQCHVLQRHYIVWTGTCKASDWKSLQRVARTAEKITRTPLPPIQEMAKSCCLTRAQKICRDASLTHQGLFSLLDSRRRFCNSFFPQAVRLLNAS, from the exons tgcctctTCCCTCTGGTCAGTCGCCCCCTAGAGGACATTTTGGCCAGCTTGGTTCCAGCAGCTCAAAGCAGAAAGAGGGCGGCCACGGCCCTCGAAGAAGAAGAAAGGGAGGAAGAGGTCAAAGCCAAGCATCTGCGCTCTATTGACCCGCCTCCCGTGGCAGACGTCAACAATACAGAGAGCGGCGCTCTCAATGGCCGCCATGAGGCTCAAAGCGAGGCGGAGACTCAACCCTGCTCGGATTCCCCATTGGGGCTAGAACCTGTAGAAGACGGTGCTGTTCTAGAGAGTTCTGATTCTACAAGTGGGTCCATGCAGGCTCCGTCGGGGGAAGAAGCGGCCTCTCTTCAGCAGGGCGCCAGGTCCGAAGGCGAGGCGGCGGACCTTGTTTCCGTCCCCGAGGATCTCTTCTGGAGGAACGCTCACAACTTGTGCTGGCTGGACGTCCTGCTGGTGGTTCTGGTCCACTGCCGCGGCCTGAGGAGGTGGAAAGTCCCGCAGGAGCCACAGCGGGCGGCCGTCTGGCGCCTGCTCGGCCGCTACGACGACGCCTGCGCCGCTCTCCGTGCTCGCCAGCAGACAGGAAGTG ATGGCAGCGCGATGGCGCCGCGTGACGCCCTACAACACGCCGACGAGCACCTGCGGCGCCTGAGAGCCTCCATTTTTGATTCCCTGCAGTCTAAGTTGCACTGCAGACTTGGTGAGGGAGTGGACTCTCATG GTCAGATGGAGAGTCCCGTCTTCGCCCTGCCGCTGTTGCTGGCCAGCGACTCGTGGGCGGAGCCTCTTTTCCAGACCACCTTCCACTGGGAGTTGCAGTGTGCCCAATGCCAGACCGTCACAAGACAAAA AGTCACTAAGACGCTCGCCACCTTCACCAACATCCTGCCCGACTGGCACCCGCTCCACGCCAGGCACTTGGCGCCGTGCAACGTGTGCCAGGCCAAGAACCAGAGGCGGAGCATGAGGCTGGAGAG TTTGTCTGCGGTGTTGGCGCTGCACTTTGTGGAGGGTCTGGCCCACGGTGATGTCACCCAACTGGCCTTCACCTTCAAGGGGCGGAGCCACGCGGTCACGGCGGTGGTGCAGTACGACCAGCACGCCAAGCACTTTGTCACGTGGACGCGCAGGCCTGACG GGTCCTGGCTGGAGTCGGACGACCTGAAGCATCCGCACTGCGGCGTCCACCCGACACTCCGTGTTCCCGCTCAGGAGATCCACATGGTCTTCTGGGAGGCGGCGGCGGACCACCCGGAGCCCGCCGCGTGTTCCCCGTCCAGCACGTCGCTGCTGTCCCCGCCGCCCGACGAGGTGTTGGACGTGGTGGACCTTTCCATGGACTCCACCACGCTGCTGGACACCTTTGAGGGTCTGTTGGAGGATGAGATCACGCTCACGCTGACGGAGGTCAACGAGGATCCAGAGACCGACCTTCCAGCTGTGGACCCGGCGCCAGATAGCTCCGCCCTCCTATCGGAGGAAGCGGCGCCTCAGACCGCGGCCGCCGCTCAACCTTCTCCCGAGAAAGCGCCGAAAAGAAGCCGGAGACTCTACAAACAGGAAGTTCCCGTTTCCCCGCCCTCACAGGAAGTAAACGCTGCCCCTGCACCAGAGCAGAGGGCGTCGCCTGTCTCGTCCAGCGACAGCAGGCCGCCATCTTGGCAGCAGGATTCTCGCTCGTCGCTGCTGTCCCCGCCGCCCGACGATGTTTCGGACGTGGTGGACCTGGCCTTGGGCTCCACCACGCTGCTGGACACCTTTGAGGGTCTGTTGGAGGATGAGATCACGCTCACGCTGACTGAGGTCAACGAGGAGCCGGAGACCGATCTTCCAGCTGTGGACCCGGCGCCAGATAGCTCCGCCCTCCTATCGGAGGAAGCGGCGCCTCAGACCGCGGCCGCCGCTCAACCTTCTCCCGAGAAAGCGCCGAAAAGAAGCCGGAGACTCTACAAACAGGAAGTTCCCGTTTCCCCGCCCTCACAGGAAGTAAACGCCGCCCCTGCACCAGAGCAGAGGGCGTCGCCTGTCTCGTCCAGCGACAGCAGGCCGCCATCTTGGCAGCAGGATCCTCGCTCGTCGCTGCTGTCCCCGCCGCCCGACGATGTGGTGGAGCTGGCCTTGGGCTCCACCACGCTGCTGGACACCTTTGAGGGTCTATTGGAGGATGAGATCACGCTCACGCTGACGGAGGTCGAGCCGGAGACCGATCTTCCAGCTGCGGACCCGGCGCCAGATAGCTCCGCCCTCTTATCGGAGGAAGCGGCGCCTCAGAGCGCGGCCGATACCGCTCAACCTTCTCCCGAGAAAGCGCCGAAAAGAAGCCGGAGACTCTTCAAACAGGAAGTTCCTGTTTCCCCGCCGGCGGCGTTTACTTCAAACGCCGCCCCTGCACCGGAGCAGAGGGCGTCGCCTGTCTCGTCCAGCGACAGCAGGCCGCCATCTTGGCAGCAGGATCCTCGCTGCTCCTACCTGCTCAGCAAACACTTCAACCCGACCACTCGCCTCCAACATGGACCTCAGGCTCCGCCCCTCGTCCAGAAAGCGCCGCTGTGCACCCAAGACAGCGGCGACCTCCTGTTGAAGGCCGCCGAGAGGTTCTGTGCGTTCGGCCAGCGCGCTCAAGCTCCGCCCCTCCCGCCTGCGCCGAGCCTTCACGAAGACCAGCGGAAGTTTCCCGTGGACACGGCGACGCTGCGCTACCAACTCTGCAAGAAGCTGAAGGCCAAGAAGAAGAAGCTGGCCAAGCTCAACCGGGCGCTGTGTCGCCAGGGCGCCGCCCGGCCCCAGCCCGACAGCACCCGCCTCGGCTCGCCCGGCGCCGGCGCCGTCACCTCCAGCACCTACGACCACGCCACCCACGACACCTTCCTCTCGCCGCACAACCTGTCGCCCGACAGCTCGGGCTTCCCCCACACGCTCGCCGGCCAGCAAGACGGCGGCGGGGAGCTCGCAGACGTGACTCCTCACCAAGAAAACTTCCTGGACGAGTTCCTGGCGATGTCCGCTCAACCGATGCCCCTGGAGGCGGAGGCGGAGGTGCTGCGCGACCTGGAGCTCTTCTGTGGACAAGG tctGGTGGATTGGTgtagaaccaacaacctggtcctgaacgtggacaagaccaaggagatcatggtcgacttcaggaagcaccagtccagccacacccCGCTCTTCATCaccggcacagcagtggagacg CAGTGCCacgttctacagaggcactatatagTCTGGACTGGAACCTGCaaggcctcagactggaagtctctccagagagtggcgaggacggcggaaaagatcaccaggactcctcttcctcctatccaggagatggcaaaaagctgctgcctgaccagagctcagaaaatctgcagagacgcCTCCCtcacccaccaaggactgttttcactgctggactctagaaggaggttctgtaacagcttcttccctcaggccgtaagactcttgaacgcatcataa
- the LOC133650120 gene encoding SUMO-specific isopeptidase USPL1-like isoform X2, with product MVILVEMQRLDLGTSGGIPMTGDSADTGLGARASPLVGYLGKVQERAASLDTCPWCAARGLSSPLRSYRVNLHESITLCTDPQCLFPLVSRPLEDILASLVPAAQSRKRAATALEEEEREEEVKAKHLRSIDPPPVADVNNTESGALNGRHEAQSEAETQPCSDSPLGLEPVEDGAVLESSDSTSGSMQAPSGEEAASLQQGARSEGEAADLVSVPEDLFWRNAHNLCWLDVLLVVLVHCRGLRRWKVPQEPQRAAVWRLLGRYDDACAALRARQQTGSDGSAMAPRDALQHADEHLRRLRASIFDSLQSKLHCRLGEGVDSHGQMESPVFALPLLLASDSWAEPLFQTTFHWELQCAQCQTVTRQKVTKTLATFTNILPDWHPLHARHLAPCNVCQAKNQRRSMRLESLSAVLALHFVEGLAHGDVTQLAFTFKGRSHAVTAVVQYDQHAKHFVTWTRRPDGSWLESDDLKHPHCGVHPTLRVPAQEIHMVFWEAAADHPEPAACSPSSTSLLSPPPDEVLDVVDLSMDSTTLLDTFEGLLEDEITLTLTEVNEDPETDLPAVDPAPDSSALLSEEAAPQTAAAAQPSPEKAPKRSRRLYKQEVPVSPPSQEVNAAPAPEQRASPVSSSDSRPPSWQQDSRSSLLSPPPDDVSDVVDLALGSTTLLDTFEGLLEDEITLTLTEVNEEPETDLPAVDPAPDSSALLSEEAAPQTAAAAQPSPEKAPKRSRRLYKQEVPVSPPSQEVNAAPAPEQRASPVSSSDSRPPSWQQDPRSSLLSPPPDDVVELALGSTTLLDTFEGLLEDEITLTLTEVEPETDLPAADPAPDSSALLSEEAAPQSAADTAQPSPEKAPKRSRRLFKQEVPVSPPAAFTSNAAPAPEQRASPVSSSDSRPPSWQQDPRCSYLLSKHFNPTTRLQHGPQAPPLVQKAPLCTQDSGDLLLKAAERFCAFGQRAQAPPLPPAPSLHEDQRKFPVDTATLRYQLCKKLKAKKKKLAKLNRALCRQGAARPQPDSTRLGSPGAGAVTSSTYDHATHDTFLSPHNLSPDSSGFPHTLAGQQDGGGELADVTPHQENFLDEFLAMSAQPMPLEAEAEVLRDLELFCGQGLVDWCRTNNLVLNVDKTKEIMVDFRKHQSSHTPLFITGTAVETCHVLQRHYIVWTGTCKASDWKSLQRVARTAEKITRTPLPPIQEMAKSCCLTRAQKICRDASLTHQGLFSLLDSRRRFCNSFFPQAVRLLNAS from the exons tgcctctTCCCTCTGGTCAGTCGCCCCCTAGAGGACATTTTGGCCAGCTTGGTTCCAGCAGCTCAAAGCAGAAAGAGGGCGGCCACGGCCCTCGAAGAAGAAGAAAGGGAGGAAGAGGTCAAAGCCAAGCATCTGCGCTCTATTGACCCGCCTCCCGTGGCAGACGTCAACAATACAGAGAGCGGCGCTCTCAATGGCCGCCATGAGGCTCAAAGCGAGGCGGAGACTCAACCCTGCTCGGATTCCCCATTGGGGCTAGAACCTGTAGAAGACGGTGCTGTTCTAGAGAGTTCTGATTCTACAAGTGGGTCCATGCAGGCTCCGTCGGGGGAAGAAGCGGCCTCTCTTCAGCAGGGCGCCAGGTCCGAAGGCGAGGCGGCGGACCTTGTTTCCGTCCCCGAGGATCTCTTCTGGAGGAACGCTCACAACTTGTGCTGGCTGGACGTCCTGCTGGTGGTTCTGGTCCACTGCCGCGGCCTGAGGAGGTGGAAAGTCCCGCAGGAGCCACAGCGGGCGGCCGTCTGGCGCCTGCTCGGCCGCTACGACGACGCCTGCGCCGCTCTCCGTGCTCGCCAGCAGACAGGAAGTG ATGGCAGCGCGATGGCGCCGCGTGACGCCCTACAACACGCCGACGAGCACCTGCGGCGCCTGAGAGCCTCCATTTTTGATTCCCTGCAGTCTAAGTTGCACTGCAGACTTGGTGAGGGAGTGGACTCTCATG GTCAGATGGAGAGTCCCGTCTTCGCCCTGCCGCTGTTGCTGGCCAGCGACTCGTGGGCGGAGCCTCTTTTCCAGACCACCTTCCACTGGGAGTTGCAGTGTGCCCAATGCCAGACCGTCACAAGACAAAA AGTCACTAAGACGCTCGCCACCTTCACCAACATCCTGCCCGACTGGCACCCGCTCCACGCCAGGCACTTGGCGCCGTGCAACGTGTGCCAGGCCAAGAACCAGAGGCGGAGCATGAGGCTGGAGAG TTTGTCTGCGGTGTTGGCGCTGCACTTTGTGGAGGGTCTGGCCCACGGTGATGTCACCCAACTGGCCTTCACCTTCAAGGGGCGGAGCCACGCGGTCACGGCGGTGGTGCAGTACGACCAGCACGCCAAGCACTTTGTCACGTGGACGCGCAGGCCTGACG GGTCCTGGCTGGAGTCGGACGACCTGAAGCATCCGCACTGCGGCGTCCACCCGACACTCCGTGTTCCCGCTCAGGAGATCCACATGGTCTTCTGGGAGGCGGCGGCGGACCACCCGGAGCCCGCCGCGTGTTCCCCGTCCAGCACGTCGCTGCTGTCCCCGCCGCCCGACGAGGTGTTGGACGTGGTGGACCTTTCCATGGACTCCACCACGCTGCTGGACACCTTTGAGGGTCTGTTGGAGGATGAGATCACGCTCACGCTGACGGAGGTCAACGAGGATCCAGAGACCGACCTTCCAGCTGTGGACCCGGCGCCAGATAGCTCCGCCCTCCTATCGGAGGAAGCGGCGCCTCAGACCGCGGCCGCCGCTCAACCTTCTCCCGAGAAAGCGCCGAAAAGAAGCCGGAGACTCTACAAACAGGAAGTTCCCGTTTCCCCGCCCTCACAGGAAGTAAACGCTGCCCCTGCACCAGAGCAGAGGGCGTCGCCTGTCTCGTCCAGCGACAGCAGGCCGCCATCTTGGCAGCAGGATTCTCGCTCGTCGCTGCTGTCCCCGCCGCCCGACGATGTTTCGGACGTGGTGGACCTGGCCTTGGGCTCCACCACGCTGCTGGACACCTTTGAGGGTCTGTTGGAGGATGAGATCACGCTCACGCTGACTGAGGTCAACGAGGAGCCGGAGACCGATCTTCCAGCTGTGGACCCGGCGCCAGATAGCTCCGCCCTCCTATCGGAGGAAGCGGCGCCTCAGACCGCGGCCGCCGCTCAACCTTCTCCCGAGAAAGCGCCGAAAAGAAGCCGGAGACTCTACAAACAGGAAGTTCCCGTTTCCCCGCCCTCACAGGAAGTAAACGCCGCCCCTGCACCAGAGCAGAGGGCGTCGCCTGTCTCGTCCAGCGACAGCAGGCCGCCATCTTGGCAGCAGGATCCTCGCTCGTCGCTGCTGTCCCCGCCGCCCGACGATGTGGTGGAGCTGGCCTTGGGCTCCACCACGCTGCTGGACACCTTTGAGGGTCTATTGGAGGATGAGATCACGCTCACGCTGACGGAGGTCGAGCCGGAGACCGATCTTCCAGCTGCGGACCCGGCGCCAGATAGCTCCGCCCTCTTATCGGAGGAAGCGGCGCCTCAGAGCGCGGCCGATACCGCTCAACCTTCTCCCGAGAAAGCGCCGAAAAGAAGCCGGAGACTCTTCAAACAGGAAGTTCCTGTTTCCCCGCCGGCGGCGTTTACTTCAAACGCCGCCCCTGCACCGGAGCAGAGGGCGTCGCCTGTCTCGTCCAGCGACAGCAGGCCGCCATCTTGGCAGCAGGATCCTCGCTGCTCCTACCTGCTCAGCAAACACTTCAACCCGACCACTCGCCTCCAACATGGACCTCAGGCTCCGCCCCTCGTCCAGAAAGCGCCGCTGTGCACCCAAGACAGCGGCGACCTCCTGTTGAAGGCCGCCGAGAGGTTCTGTGCGTTCGGCCAGCGCGCTCAAGCTCCGCCCCTCCCGCCTGCGCCGAGCCTTCACGAAGACCAGCGGAAGTTTCCCGTGGACACGGCGACGCTGCGCTACCAACTCTGCAAGAAGCTGAAGGCCAAGAAGAAGAAGCTGGCCAAGCTCAACCGGGCGCTGTGTCGCCAGGGCGCCGCCCGGCCCCAGCCCGACAGCACCCGCCTCGGCTCGCCCGGCGCCGGCGCCGTCACCTCCAGCACCTACGACCACGCCACCCACGACACCTTCCTCTCGCCGCACAACCTGTCGCCCGACAGCTCGGGCTTCCCCCACACGCTCGCCGGCCAGCAAGACGGCGGCGGGGAGCTCGCAGACGTGACTCCTCACCAAGAAAACTTCCTGGACGAGTTCCTGGCGATGTCCGCTCAACCGATGCCCCTGGAGGCGGAGGCGGAGGTGCTGCGCGACCTGGAGCTCTTCTGTGGACAAGG tctGGTGGATTGGTgtagaaccaacaacctggtcctgaacgtggacaagaccaaggagatcatggtcgacttcaggaagcaccagtccagccacacccCGCTCTTCATCaccggcacagcagtggagacg TGCCacgttctacagaggcactatatagTCTGGACTGGAACCTGCaaggcctcagactggaagtctctccagagagtggcgaggacggcggaaaagatcaccaggactcctcttcctcctatccaggagatggcaaaaagctgctgcctgaccagagctcagaaaatctgcagagacgcCTCCCtcacccaccaaggactgttttcactgctggactctagaaggaggttctgtaacagcttcttccctcaggccgtaagactcttgaacgcatcataa